In Malus sylvestris chromosome 15, drMalSylv7.2, whole genome shotgun sequence, a single genomic region encodes these proteins:
- the LOC126603561 gene encoding uncharacterized protein LOC126603561, producing MSWLARSLADSLRLDEDGDAENDVVPNESAIRTTADNDVVRRSEIESSDEENEDDDQTRGVREDLDEFKQTLTRQFWGVASFLAPLPPPPPPPYPSLPSSNRTDPPDIGRSEPPDQLAMDFGEGEEEEEELEEDCAVGVTEEVLAFARNIAMHPETWLDFPLDEEEDLGDFDMSDAQQEHATVIEHLAPRLAALRFELCPCHMSESYFWKVYFVLLHSRLNKQDAEILSTPQVMEARAMWMRELHCQTALEDDQFERNPSFLKDHSNILHEDCAPVSSCSVYYEDKVLRTYPYESTMSPMAYETEKHPVESDEIPFIDKSVIEEKPIIKSEDKNLTVGPSSKMLDNIYENDDDDDWPEEDSELDGHSGTAIHAINEDDISFSDLEDDDFLASTKLKIVSKE from the exons atgtcatggCTCGCTCGCTCCCTCGCTGACTCTCTACGGCTCGACGAGGACGGCGACGCCGAGAACGACGTCGTACCCAACGAATCAGCAATCCGAACCACCGCCGACAACGACGTCGTTCGAAGAAGCGAAATTGAATCTTCAGATGAGGAGAACGAAGACGACGACCAGACCCGAGGCGTGAGGGAAGATTTGGACGAATTCAAGCAGACGCTGACCCGCCAATTTTGGGGGGTCGCGTCATTCCTCGCTCCGCTTCCGCCCCCACCGCCTCCGCCGTACCCTTCATTGCCATCCAGTAATCGAACGGATCCTCCCGACATCGGTCGATCCGAACCGCCCGATCAATTGGCGATGGATTTTGGTGAaggagaagaggaggaggaggaattgGAGGAGGATTGCGCCGTAGGGGTCACTGAGGAGGTGCTGGCGTTCGCGAGGAACATCGCGATGCATCCGGAGACGTGGCTGGACTTTCCTCTCGACGAAGAGGAGGATTTGGGCG ATTTTGACATGTCTGATGCCCAGCAAGAGCATGCTACGGTGATTGAACATCTTGCACCAAGATTAGCTGCTTTGAGATTTGAACTCTGTCCGTGCCATATGAGTGAGAGTTACTTCTGGAAAGTCTATTTTGTTCTTCTGCATTCGAGGCTCAATAAGCAGGATGCCGAGATCTTGTCCACACCCCAA GTAATGGAAGCCAGGGCAATGTGGATGCGGGAGCTACATTGTCAGACTGCATTAGAAGATGATCAATTTGAAAGAAACCCTTCTTTTTTAAAAGACCATTCCAATATACTACACGAAGATTGTGCTCCAGTCTCATCCTGTAGTGTTTATTACGAGGACAAGGTGCTAAGGACATATCCTTATGAATCAACAATGTCCCCCATGGCTTATGAGACTGAGAAGCACCCAGTTGAGAGTGATGAAATCCCATTTATTGATAAGTCTGTTATTGAAGAAAAGCCCATCATTAAGAGCGAGGACAAGAATCTAACAGTTGGTCCATCCTCGAAGATGCTAGATAATATCTATGAAaatgatgacgatgatgacTGGCCAGAGGAAGATTCTGAATTAGATGGGCATAGTGGAACAGctattcatgcaatcaatgaagACGACATATCTTTCAGTGATCTAGAGGACGATGATTTCCTTGCATCCACAAAACTCAAGATTGTCTCAAAGGAATAA